The following proteins are co-located in the Carassius auratus strain Wakin chromosome 7, ASM336829v1, whole genome shotgun sequence genome:
- the tle3b gene encoding transducin-like enhancer protein 3-B isoform X15 encodes MYPQGRHPAPHQPGQPGFKFTVAESCDRIKDEFQFLQAQYHSLKVEYDKLANEKTEMQRHYVMYYEMSYGLNIEMHKQTEIAKRLNAILAQIMPFLSQEHQQQVAQAVERAKQVTMTELNAIIGVRGLPNLPLTQQQLQAQHLSHAAHGPPVQLPPHPSGLQPPGIPSVTGSGSGLLALGALGSQAHLPVKDEKNHHDLEHRERESSTNNSVSPSDSLRASDKHRGSSEYSLDPKKRRVEEKENMSRYDSDGDKSDDLVVDVSNEDPATPRASPSHSPPENGLDKARALKKDAPNSPASVASSGSTPSSKVKDHPHNDKSSTPGLKSNTPTPRNDAPTPGTSNTPGLRPIPGKPPGMEALTPALRTPLSIAAPYGAPFAMMGHHPEMNGSLTNPGVYSGLHISPQMSAAAAAAYGRSTMAGFDPHPHMRAPGLPTSLTSIPGGKPAYSFHVSADGQMQPVPFPPDALIGPGIPRHARQINTLSHGEVVCAVTISNPTRHVYTGGKGCVKIWDISQPGSKSPVSQLDCLNRDNYIRSCKLLPDGRTLIVGGEASTLTIWDLASQTPRIKAELTSSAPACYALAISPDAKVCFSCCSDGNIAVWDLHNQTLVRQFQGHTDGASCIDISHDGTKLWTGGLDNTVRSWDLREGRQLQQHDFTSQIFSLGYCPTGEWLAVGMESSNVEVLHHTKPDKYQLHLHESCVLSLKFAYCGKWFVSTGKDNLLNAWRTPYGASIFQSKESSSVLSCDISADDKYIVTGSGDKKATVYEVIY; translated from the exons ATGTATCCGCAGGGCCGGCATCCG gCACCTCACCAGCCTGGTCAGCCAGGCTTCAAATTCACTGTAGCAGAATCTTGTGACAGGATCAAAGATGAATTCCAGTTCCTTCAAGCTCAGTACCACAG TCTTAAAGTGGAGTATGACAAACTGGCCAATGAGAAGACAGAGATGCAGCGACATTATGTCATG TACTATGAGATGTCCTATGGGCTGAACATTGAAATGCATAAACAG ACTGAGATTGCCAAACGGCTAAATGCGATTCTTGCTCAAATCATGCCTTTCTTGTCACAagag CACCAACAGCAGGTTGCGCAGGCTGTTGAACGTGCTAAGCAAGTGACAATGACAGAGTTGAATGCCATCATCGGGGTACGTGGACTTCCCAATCTGCCTCTCACC cagcagcagctccagGCTCAACACCTTTCTCATGCTGCTCATGGACCCCCGGTCCAGCTGCCCCCTCACCCTTCGGGGCTGCAGCCCCCAGGCATCCCTTCAGTCACGGGCTCAGGCTCAGGTCTGCTGGCGCTGGGAGCTCTGGGCAGCCAGGCGCACCTGCCAGTCAAAGACGAGAAGAACCACCATGACCTGGAGCACAGAG AGCGGGAATCTAGCACA AATAATTCAGTATCACCATCAGACAGCCTGAGGGCCAGTGACAAACACAGAGGCTCGTCAGAATACAGTCTGGACCCGAAGAAACGCAGAGTGGAGGAGAAGGAAAACATGAGCCGATAT GACAGTGATGGTGACAAAAGTGATGATCTGGTCGTTGATGTGTCCAACGAG GATCCAGCCACTCCAAGGGCCAGCCCCTCTCACTCTCCCCCTGAGAATGGACTTGACAAGGCCAGAGCGCTGAAGAAAGATGCCCCCAACAGCCCGGCTTCTGTTGCCTCCTCTGGAAGCACCCCCTCCTCAAAAGTGAAGGACCACCCACAT AACGACAAGTCCTCCACCCCAGGTTTAAAGTCCAACACCCCCACCCCACGCAACGATGCTCCCACCCCAGGAACCAGCAACACCCCTGGGCTCAGGCCCATTCCCGGAAAACCACCAGGCATGGAAGCGCTGA CACCTGCTCTACGTACACCATTGTCGATTGCGGCGCCATATGGGGCTCCATTCGCCATGATGGGTCACCATCCAGAGATGAACGGTTCATTGACCAATCCGGGTGTTTACTCTGGCCTTCACATCTCTCCTCAGATGAGTGCCGCAGCCGCTGCTGCCTATGGACGATCAACTATG GCGGGCTTTGATCCTCATCCCCACATGCGTGCTCCTGGTCTGCCGACAAGTCTGACCTCTATACCTGGAGGAAAACC GGCCTACTCCTTCCACGTTAGCGCAGATGGCCAGATGCAACCAGTACCTTTTCCTCCAGATGCTCTGATTGGACCCGGCATTCCCCGTCATGCTCGTCAGATCAACACACTCAGCCACGGTGAGGTGGTGTGTGCCGTAACCATCAGCAACCCCACGCGGCACGTCTATACTGGTGGCAAAGGCTGCGTGAAGATCTGGGATATCAGTCAGCCCGGCAGCAAGAGCCCTGTCTCACAACTCGACTGTCTG aacAGGGATAACTATATCCGTTCCTGTAAGCTGCTTCCGGATGGCCGCACTTTGATCGTTGGAGGGGAAGCCAGCACTCTGACCATATGGGATTTGGCCTCTCAGACTCCCCGTATCAAAGCCGAGCTCACCTCTTCTGCCCCGGCCTGCTATGCGCTGGCGATCAGCCCTGATGCCAAGGTCTGCTTCTCCTGCTGCAGTGATGGAAATATTGCTGTCTGGGACCTTCATAACCAAACCCTTGTCAG GCAGTTCCAGGGTCACACAGATGGTGCAAGTTGTATAGACATTTCCCATGATGGCACCAAACTGTGGACAGGTGGACTGGACAACACCGTACGGTCCTGGGACCTGAGAGAGGGACGACAGCTCCAGCAGCATGACTTTACTTCACAG ATCTTCTCTCTGGGCTACTGTCCGACGGGCGAGTGGCTGGCTGTGGGAATGGAGAGCAGTAATGTGGAGGTGCTTCATCACACCAAGCCTGACAAGTACCAGCTGCACCTGCATGAGAGCTGTGTCCTCTCCCTCAAATTTGCCTACTGTG GTAAATGGTTTGTGAGCACTGGGAAGGACAATCTCTTGAATGCTTGGAGGACTCCCTATGGTGCCAGCATTTTCCAG TCCAAGGAGTCGTCTTCTGTCCTGAGCTGTGACATCTCAGCTGATGATAAGTACATTGTGACAGGATCTGGAGACAAGAAGGCCACTGTGTATGAAGTGATCTACTAA
- the tle3b gene encoding transducin-like enhancer protein 3-B isoform X5: MYPQGRHPAPHQPGQPGFKFTVAESCDRIKDEFQFLQAQYHSLKVEYDKLANEKTEMQRHYVMYYEMSYGLNIEMHKQTEIAKRLNAILAQIMPFLSQEHQQQVAQAVERAKQVTMTELNAIIGVRGLPNLPLTQQPHAVYPALMQQQLQAQHLSHAAHGPPVQLPPHPSGLQPPGIPSVTGSGSGLLALGALGSQAHLPVKDEKNHHDLEHRERESSTQNNSVSPSDSLRASDKHRGSSEYSLDPKKRRVEEKENMSRYDSDGDKSDDLVVDVSNEDPATPRASPSHSPPENGLDKARALKKDAPNSPASVASSGSTPSSKVKDHPHNDKSSTPGLKSNTPTPRNDAPTPGTSNTPGLRPIPGKPPGMEALTPALRTPLSIAAPYGAPFAMMGHHPEMNGSLTNPGVYSGLHISPQMSAAAAAAYGRSTMAGFDPHPHMRAPGLPTSLTSIPGGKPAYSFHVSADGQMQPVPFPPDALIGPGIPRHARQINTLSHGEVVCAVTISNPTRHVYTGGKGCVKIWDISQPGSKSPVSQLDCLNRDNYIRSCKLLPDGRTLIVGGEASTLTIWDLASQTPRIKAELTSSAPACYALAISPDAKVCFSCCSDGNIAVWDLHNQTLVRQFQGHTDGASCIDISHDGTKLWTGGLDNTVRSWDLREGRQLQQHDFTSQIFSLGYCPTGEWLAVGMESSNVEVLHHTKPDKYQLHLHESCVLSLKFAYCGKWFVSTGKDNLLNAWRTPYGASIFQSKESSSVLSCDISADDKYIVTGSGDKKATVYEVIY, from the exons ATGTATCCGCAGGGCCGGCATCCG gCACCTCACCAGCCTGGTCAGCCAGGCTTCAAATTCACTGTAGCAGAATCTTGTGACAGGATCAAAGATGAATTCCAGTTCCTTCAAGCTCAGTACCACAG TCTTAAAGTGGAGTATGACAAACTGGCCAATGAGAAGACAGAGATGCAGCGACATTATGTCATG TACTATGAGATGTCCTATGGGCTGAACATTGAAATGCATAAACAG ACTGAGATTGCCAAACGGCTAAATGCGATTCTTGCTCAAATCATGCCTTTCTTGTCACAagag CACCAACAGCAGGTTGCGCAGGCTGTTGAACGTGCTAAGCAAGTGACAATGACAGAGTTGAATGCCATCATCGGGGTACGTGGACTTCCCAATCTGCCTCTCACC CAGCAGCCTCATGCTGTCTACCCTGCTCTGATG cagcagcagctccagGCTCAACACCTTTCTCATGCTGCTCATGGACCCCCGGTCCAGCTGCCCCCTCACCCTTCGGGGCTGCAGCCCCCAGGCATCCCTTCAGTCACGGGCTCAGGCTCAGGTCTGCTGGCGCTGGGAGCTCTGGGCAGCCAGGCGCACCTGCCAGTCAAAGACGAGAAGAACCACCATGACCTGGAGCACAGAG AGCGGGAATCTAGCACA CAGAATAATTCAGTATCACCATCAGACAGCCTGAGGGCCAGTGACAAACACAGAGGCTCGTCAGAATACAGTCTGGACCCGAAGAAACGCAGAGTGGAGGAGAAGGAAAACATGAGCCGATAT GACAGTGATGGTGACAAAAGTGATGATCTGGTCGTTGATGTGTCCAACGAG GATCCAGCCACTCCAAGGGCCAGCCCCTCTCACTCTCCCCCTGAGAATGGACTTGACAAGGCCAGAGCGCTGAAGAAAGATGCCCCCAACAGCCCGGCTTCTGTTGCCTCCTCTGGAAGCACCCCCTCCTCAAAAGTGAAGGACCACCCACAT AACGACAAGTCCTCCACCCCAGGTTTAAAGTCCAACACCCCCACCCCACGCAACGATGCTCCCACCCCAGGAACCAGCAACACCCCTGGGCTCAGGCCCATTCCCGGAAAACCACCAGGCATGGAAGCGCTGA CACCTGCTCTACGTACACCATTGTCGATTGCGGCGCCATATGGGGCTCCATTCGCCATGATGGGTCACCATCCAGAGATGAACGGTTCATTGACCAATCCGGGTGTTTACTCTGGCCTTCACATCTCTCCTCAGATGAGTGCCGCAGCCGCTGCTGCCTATGGACGATCAACTATG GCGGGCTTTGATCCTCATCCCCACATGCGTGCTCCTGGTCTGCCGACAAGTCTGACCTCTATACCTGGAGGAAAACC GGCCTACTCCTTCCACGTTAGCGCAGATGGCCAGATGCAACCAGTACCTTTTCCTCCAGATGCTCTGATTGGACCCGGCATTCCCCGTCATGCTCGTCAGATCAACACACTCAGCCACGGTGAGGTGGTGTGTGCCGTAACCATCAGCAACCCCACGCGGCACGTCTATACTGGTGGCAAAGGCTGCGTGAAGATCTGGGATATCAGTCAGCCCGGCAGCAAGAGCCCTGTCTCACAACTCGACTGTCTG aacAGGGATAACTATATCCGTTCCTGTAAGCTGCTTCCGGATGGCCGCACTTTGATCGTTGGAGGGGAAGCCAGCACTCTGACCATATGGGATTTGGCCTCTCAGACTCCCCGTATCAAAGCCGAGCTCACCTCTTCTGCCCCGGCCTGCTATGCGCTGGCGATCAGCCCTGATGCCAAGGTCTGCTTCTCCTGCTGCAGTGATGGAAATATTGCTGTCTGGGACCTTCATAACCAAACCCTTGTCAG GCAGTTCCAGGGTCACACAGATGGTGCAAGTTGTATAGACATTTCCCATGATGGCACCAAACTGTGGACAGGTGGACTGGACAACACCGTACGGTCCTGGGACCTGAGAGAGGGACGACAGCTCCAGCAGCATGACTTTACTTCACAG ATCTTCTCTCTGGGCTACTGTCCGACGGGCGAGTGGCTGGCTGTGGGAATGGAGAGCAGTAATGTGGAGGTGCTTCATCACACCAAGCCTGACAAGTACCAGCTGCACCTGCATGAGAGCTGTGTCCTCTCCCTCAAATTTGCCTACTGTG GTAAATGGTTTGTGAGCACTGGGAAGGACAATCTCTTGAATGCTTGGAGGACTCCCTATGGTGCCAGCATTTTCCAG TCCAAGGAGTCGTCTTCTGTCCTGAGCTGTGACATCTCAGCTGATGATAAGTACATTGTGACAGGATCTGGAGACAAGAAGGCCACTGTGTATGAAGTGATCTACTAA
- the tle3b gene encoding transducin-like enhancer protein 3-B isoform X14 produces MYPQGRHPAPHQPGQPGFKFTVAESCDRIKDEFQFLQAQYHSLKVEYDKLANEKTEMQRHYVMYYEMSYGLNIEMHKQTEIAKRLNAILAQIMPFLSQEHQQQVAQAVERAKQVTMTELNAIIGQPHAVYPALMQQLQAQHLSHAAHGPPVQLPPHPSGLQPPGIPSVTGSGSGLLALGALGSQAHLPVKDEKNHHDLEHRERESSTQNNSVSPSDSLRASDKHRGSSEYSLDPKKRRVEEKENMSRYDSDGDKSDDLVVDVSNEDPATPRASPSHSPPENGLDKARALKKDAPNSPASVASSGSTPSSKVKDHPHNDKSSTPGLKSNTPTPRNDAPTPGTSNTPGLRPIPGKPPGMEALTAPALRTPLSIAAPYGAPFAMMGHHPEMNGSLTNPGVYSGLHISPQMSAAAAAAYGRSTMAGFDPHPHMRAPGLPTSLTSIPGGKPAYSFHVSADGQMQPVPFPPDALIGPGIPRHARQINTLSHGEVVCAVTISNPTRHVYTGGKGCVKIWDISQPGSKSPVSQLDCLNRDNYIRSCKLLPDGRTLIVGGEASTLTIWDLASQTPRIKAELTSSAPACYALAISPDAKVCFSCCSDGNIAVWDLHNQTLVRQFQGHTDGASCIDISHDGTKLWTGGLDNTVRSWDLREGRQLQQHDFTSQIFSLGYCPTGEWLAVGMESSNVEVLHHTKPDKYQLHLHESCVLSLKFAYCGKWFVSTGKDNLLNAWRTPYGASIFQSKESSSVLSCDISADDKYIVTGSGDKKATVYEVIY; encoded by the exons ATGTATCCGCAGGGCCGGCATCCG gCACCTCACCAGCCTGGTCAGCCAGGCTTCAAATTCACTGTAGCAGAATCTTGTGACAGGATCAAAGATGAATTCCAGTTCCTTCAAGCTCAGTACCACAG TCTTAAAGTGGAGTATGACAAACTGGCCAATGAGAAGACAGAGATGCAGCGACATTATGTCATG TACTATGAGATGTCCTATGGGCTGAACATTGAAATGCATAAACAG ACTGAGATTGCCAAACGGCTAAATGCGATTCTTGCTCAAATCATGCCTTTCTTGTCACAagag CACCAACAGCAGGTTGCGCAGGCTGTTGAACGTGCTAAGCAAGTGACAATGACAGAGTTGAATGCCATCATCGGG CAGCCTCATGCTGTCTACCCTGCTCTGATG cagcagctccagGCTCAACACCTTTCTCATGCTGCTCATGGACCCCCGGTCCAGCTGCCCCCTCACCCTTCGGGGCTGCAGCCCCCAGGCATCCCTTCAGTCACGGGCTCAGGCTCAGGTCTGCTGGCGCTGGGAGCTCTGGGCAGCCAGGCGCACCTGCCAGTCAAAGACGAGAAGAACCACCATGACCTGGAGCACAGAG AGCGGGAATCTAGCACA CAGAATAATTCAGTATCACCATCAGACAGCCTGAGGGCCAGTGACAAACACAGAGGCTCGTCAGAATACAGTCTGGACCCGAAGAAACGCAGAGTGGAGGAGAAGGAAAACATGAGCCGATAT GACAGTGATGGTGACAAAAGTGATGATCTGGTCGTTGATGTGTCCAACGAG GATCCAGCCACTCCAAGGGCCAGCCCCTCTCACTCTCCCCCTGAGAATGGACTTGACAAGGCCAGAGCGCTGAAGAAAGATGCCCCCAACAGCCCGGCTTCTGTTGCCTCCTCTGGAAGCACCCCCTCCTCAAAAGTGAAGGACCACCCACAT AACGACAAGTCCTCCACCCCAGGTTTAAAGTCCAACACCCCCACCCCACGCAACGATGCTCCCACCCCAGGAACCAGCAACACCCCTGGGCTCAGGCCCATTCCCGGAAAACCACCAGGCATGGAAGCGCTGA CAGCACCTGCTCTACGTACACCATTGTCGATTGCGGCGCCATATGGGGCTCCATTCGCCATGATGGGTCACCATCCAGAGATGAACGGTTCATTGACCAATCCGGGTGTTTACTCTGGCCTTCACATCTCTCCTCAGATGAGTGCCGCAGCCGCTGCTGCCTATGGACGATCAACTATG GCGGGCTTTGATCCTCATCCCCACATGCGTGCTCCTGGTCTGCCGACAAGTCTGACCTCTATACCTGGAGGAAAACC GGCCTACTCCTTCCACGTTAGCGCAGATGGCCAGATGCAACCAGTACCTTTTCCTCCAGATGCTCTGATTGGACCCGGCATTCCCCGTCATGCTCGTCAGATCAACACACTCAGCCACGGTGAGGTGGTGTGTGCCGTAACCATCAGCAACCCCACGCGGCACGTCTATACTGGTGGCAAAGGCTGCGTGAAGATCTGGGATATCAGTCAGCCCGGCAGCAAGAGCCCTGTCTCACAACTCGACTGTCTG aacAGGGATAACTATATCCGTTCCTGTAAGCTGCTTCCGGATGGCCGCACTTTGATCGTTGGAGGGGAAGCCAGCACTCTGACCATATGGGATTTGGCCTCTCAGACTCCCCGTATCAAAGCCGAGCTCACCTCTTCTGCCCCGGCCTGCTATGCGCTGGCGATCAGCCCTGATGCCAAGGTCTGCTTCTCCTGCTGCAGTGATGGAAATATTGCTGTCTGGGACCTTCATAACCAAACCCTTGTCAG GCAGTTCCAGGGTCACACAGATGGTGCAAGTTGTATAGACATTTCCCATGATGGCACCAAACTGTGGACAGGTGGACTGGACAACACCGTACGGTCCTGGGACCTGAGAGAGGGACGACAGCTCCAGCAGCATGACTTTACTTCACAG ATCTTCTCTCTGGGCTACTGTCCGACGGGCGAGTGGCTGGCTGTGGGAATGGAGAGCAGTAATGTGGAGGTGCTTCATCACACCAAGCCTGACAAGTACCAGCTGCACCTGCATGAGAGCTGTGTCCTCTCCCTCAAATTTGCCTACTGTG GTAAATGGTTTGTGAGCACTGGGAAGGACAATCTCTTGAATGCTTGGAGGACTCCCTATGGTGCCAGCATTTTCCAG TCCAAGGAGTCGTCTTCTGTCCTGAGCTGTGACATCTCAGCTGATGATAAGTACATTGTGACAGGATCTGGAGACAAGAAGGCCACTGTGTATGAAGTGATCTACTAA
- the tle3b gene encoding transducin-like enhancer protein 3-B isoform X6 — protein sequence MYPQGRHPAPHQPGQPGFKFTVAESCDRIKDEFQFLQAQYHSLKVEYDKLANEKTEMQRHYVMYYEMSYGLNIEMHKQTEIAKRLNAILAQIMPFLSQEHQQQVAQAVERAKQVTMTELNAIIGVRGLPNLPLTQQPHAVYPALMQQLQAQHLSHAAHGPPVQLPPHPSGLQPPGIPSVTGSGSGLLALGALGSQAHLPVKDEKNHHDLEHRERESSTNNSVSPSDSLRASDKHRGSSEYSLDPKKRRVEEKENMSRYDSDGDKSDDLVVDVSNEDPATPRASPSHSPPENGLDKARALKKDAPNSPASVASSGSTPSSKVKDHPHNDKSSTPGLKSNTPTPRNDAPTPGTSNTPGLRPIPGKPPGMEALTAPALRTPLSIAAPYGAPFAMMGHHPEMNGSLTNPGVYSGLHISPQMSAAAAAAYGRSTMAGFDPHPHMRAPGLPTSLTSIPGGKPAYSFHVSADGQMQPVPFPPDALIGPGIPRHARQINTLSHGEVVCAVTISNPTRHVYTGGKGCVKIWDISQPGSKSPVSQLDCLNRDNYIRSCKLLPDGRTLIVGGEASTLTIWDLASQTPRIKAELTSSAPACYALAISPDAKVCFSCCSDGNIAVWDLHNQTLVRQFQGHTDGASCIDISHDGTKLWTGGLDNTVRSWDLREGRQLQQHDFTSQIFSLGYCPTGEWLAVGMESSNVEVLHHTKPDKYQLHLHESCVLSLKFAYCGKWFVSTGKDNLLNAWRTPYGASIFQSKESSSVLSCDISADDKYIVTGSGDKKATVYEVIY from the exons ATGTATCCGCAGGGCCGGCATCCG gCACCTCACCAGCCTGGTCAGCCAGGCTTCAAATTCACTGTAGCAGAATCTTGTGACAGGATCAAAGATGAATTCCAGTTCCTTCAAGCTCAGTACCACAG TCTTAAAGTGGAGTATGACAAACTGGCCAATGAGAAGACAGAGATGCAGCGACATTATGTCATG TACTATGAGATGTCCTATGGGCTGAACATTGAAATGCATAAACAG ACTGAGATTGCCAAACGGCTAAATGCGATTCTTGCTCAAATCATGCCTTTCTTGTCACAagag CACCAACAGCAGGTTGCGCAGGCTGTTGAACGTGCTAAGCAAGTGACAATGACAGAGTTGAATGCCATCATCGGGGTACGTGGACTTCCCAATCTGCCTCTCACC CAGCAGCCTCATGCTGTCTACCCTGCTCTGATG cagcagctccagGCTCAACACCTTTCTCATGCTGCTCATGGACCCCCGGTCCAGCTGCCCCCTCACCCTTCGGGGCTGCAGCCCCCAGGCATCCCTTCAGTCACGGGCTCAGGCTCAGGTCTGCTGGCGCTGGGAGCTCTGGGCAGCCAGGCGCACCTGCCAGTCAAAGACGAGAAGAACCACCATGACCTGGAGCACAGAG AGCGGGAATCTAGCACA AATAATTCAGTATCACCATCAGACAGCCTGAGGGCCAGTGACAAACACAGAGGCTCGTCAGAATACAGTCTGGACCCGAAGAAACGCAGAGTGGAGGAGAAGGAAAACATGAGCCGATAT GACAGTGATGGTGACAAAAGTGATGATCTGGTCGTTGATGTGTCCAACGAG GATCCAGCCACTCCAAGGGCCAGCCCCTCTCACTCTCCCCCTGAGAATGGACTTGACAAGGCCAGAGCGCTGAAGAAAGATGCCCCCAACAGCCCGGCTTCTGTTGCCTCCTCTGGAAGCACCCCCTCCTCAAAAGTGAAGGACCACCCACAT AACGACAAGTCCTCCACCCCAGGTTTAAAGTCCAACACCCCCACCCCACGCAACGATGCTCCCACCCCAGGAACCAGCAACACCCCTGGGCTCAGGCCCATTCCCGGAAAACCACCAGGCATGGAAGCGCTGA CAGCACCTGCTCTACGTACACCATTGTCGATTGCGGCGCCATATGGGGCTCCATTCGCCATGATGGGTCACCATCCAGAGATGAACGGTTCATTGACCAATCCGGGTGTTTACTCTGGCCTTCACATCTCTCCTCAGATGAGTGCCGCAGCCGCTGCTGCCTATGGACGATCAACTATG GCGGGCTTTGATCCTCATCCCCACATGCGTGCTCCTGGTCTGCCGACAAGTCTGACCTCTATACCTGGAGGAAAACC GGCCTACTCCTTCCACGTTAGCGCAGATGGCCAGATGCAACCAGTACCTTTTCCTCCAGATGCTCTGATTGGACCCGGCATTCCCCGTCATGCTCGTCAGATCAACACACTCAGCCACGGTGAGGTGGTGTGTGCCGTAACCATCAGCAACCCCACGCGGCACGTCTATACTGGTGGCAAAGGCTGCGTGAAGATCTGGGATATCAGTCAGCCCGGCAGCAAGAGCCCTGTCTCACAACTCGACTGTCTG aacAGGGATAACTATATCCGTTCCTGTAAGCTGCTTCCGGATGGCCGCACTTTGATCGTTGGAGGGGAAGCCAGCACTCTGACCATATGGGATTTGGCCTCTCAGACTCCCCGTATCAAAGCCGAGCTCACCTCTTCTGCCCCGGCCTGCTATGCGCTGGCGATCAGCCCTGATGCCAAGGTCTGCTTCTCCTGCTGCAGTGATGGAAATATTGCTGTCTGGGACCTTCATAACCAAACCCTTGTCAG GCAGTTCCAGGGTCACACAGATGGTGCAAGTTGTATAGACATTTCCCATGATGGCACCAAACTGTGGACAGGTGGACTGGACAACACCGTACGGTCCTGGGACCTGAGAGAGGGACGACAGCTCCAGCAGCATGACTTTACTTCACAG ATCTTCTCTCTGGGCTACTGTCCGACGGGCGAGTGGCTGGCTGTGGGAATGGAGAGCAGTAATGTGGAGGTGCTTCATCACACCAAGCCTGACAAGTACCAGCTGCACCTGCATGAGAGCTGTGTCCTCTCCCTCAAATTTGCCTACTGTG GTAAATGGTTTGTGAGCACTGGGAAGGACAATCTCTTGAATGCTTGGAGGACTCCCTATGGTGCCAGCATTTTCCAG TCCAAGGAGTCGTCTTCTGTCCTGAGCTGTGACATCTCAGCTGATGATAAGTACATTGTGACAGGATCTGGAGACAAGAAGGCCACTGTGTATGAAGTGATCTACTAA